In Juglans microcarpa x Juglans regia isolate MS1-56 chromosome 8D, Jm3101_v1.0, whole genome shotgun sequence, the following are encoded in one genomic region:
- the LOC121243425 gene encoding prostaglandin E synthase 2-like, whose protein sequence is MRRASTLASSVLSRTLATAHGGVNSAAVNHRLLQVALFGSTGGSYARGRWFSSFTGSPARSVSVGVAGALLSVAAAATSLLQEVHAKEPPPTELVPKDVILYQYEACPFCNKVRAFLDYYDIPYKVVEVNPISKKEIKWSDYKKVPILMVDGEQLTDSSVIIDKLGHRIHPEKRAVSDMDDDEETKWRRWVDSHLVHILSPNIYRNASEALESFDYITSNGNFGFTEKITAKYAGAAAMYFVSKKLKKKYNITDERAALYEAAETWVDALNGRDFLGGSKPNLADLAVFGVLRPIRNLRSGKDMVEHTRIGDWYSRMESSVGESPRIKV, encoded by the exons ATGAGAAGAGCTTCTACTCTTGCATCCTCCGTCCTCTCCCGGACCCTCGCTACCGCCCACGGTGGCGTCAATTCAGCCGCCGTGAACCACCGGCTCCTCCAGGTGGCGCTCTTCGGCAGCACGGGTGGTTCGTACGCCCGTGGTAGGTGGTTCTCTTCCTTCACTGGCTCTCCGGCGCGATCCGTGTCTGTCGGTGTCGCTGGTGCGCTGCTCTCGGTAGCCGCAGCGGCCACGTCACTCCTCCAGGAGGTCCACGCGAAGGAGCCACCGCCGACTGAGCTCGTCCCGAAGGACGTCATTCTTTACCAATACGAAGCTTGCCCCTTCTGCAACAAAGTTAGAG CCTTTCTAGACTACTATGACATACCATACAAAGTCGTGGAAGTCAACCCAATTAGTAAGAAAGAAATCAAATGGTCTGACTATAAAAAGGTGCCTATATTGATGGTAGATGGGGAACAGCTGACTGACTCATCAg TTATCATTGACAAGCTGGGTCATAGGATTCATCCAGAAAAAAGGGCCGTATCAGACatggatgatgatgaagagACAAAGTGGCGCCg GTGGGTTGACAGTCACTTGGTGCATATATTATCGCCAAACATATATCGAAATGCTTCTGAGGCACTTGAATCCTTTGACTACATCACAAGCAATG GTAATTTTGGCTTCACAGAAAAAATCACAGCGAAATATGCTGGGGCTGCTGCTATGTATTTTGTGtccaagaaattgaaaaagaaatataacatCACTGATGAACGGGCAGCCCTCTATGAAGCTGCGGAAACATGGGTGGATGCTCTAAATGGCAGGGATTTCCTTG GGGGCTCCAAGCCTAATTTAGCTGATCTTGCCGTCTTTGGGGTGTTAAGACCCATCCGTAACTTGAGGTCTGGTAAAGATATGGTGGAGCACACTCGTATTGGAGATTGGTACTCAAGAATGGAGAGTTCTGTTGGAGAGTCTCCTAGGATTAAAGTATAA
- the LOC121243027 gene encoding LOW QUALITY PROTEIN: protection of telomeres protein 1b-like (The sequence of the model RefSeq protein was modified relative to this genomic sequence to represent the inferred CDS: inserted 1 base in 1 codon): MWGGDDYKFLKIRDAIASINQRVNLIGVIIEFSAPRQTKGTDCCCTLRIIDESHPKDGFXVNVFDESIEKLPHIASAGDIIQLSHVVMKAHGWEVNAVFNKRFSSFALYEAKESENLLPYQVSSKFRSRELDNKFIEGLRKWFVNFQLDEGSTDFLFLREIKEGQRVNLACKIVHIGEVAKDEWMMYLWDGTDAPPIRPTKLEDEQNNPLPLQLEPLFLPRDLLCTFPTVGTILRVIFHQGIQKHYLDLLHVGKWVKFVNVLCEVHSGLWLGVLTHFTKVRCTQNEDHLISTRQRLYDERLSLEFGRIPYWCFPWARLTEVDYDHVPFVTLMDVLTYREVTAKFKCVARVVAVLPWQAEDFCSPLGTYRIRLTLEDPTARIHAFLYGEDGEKFFGGYPSIDVLTGKLNRLLGITVSYTGKEVKNALRNPPWAQFCLKSYYLSKIDVWGSRHYRIFGTKLE, from the exons atgtgggGTGGCGATGACTACAAGTTCTTGAAGATAAGAGACGCCATTGCTTCCATCAATCAGCGGGTGAACCTCATCGGCGTGATCATTGAGTTCAGTGCTCCAAGGCAAACCAAGGGAACTG ATTGCTGTTGTACATTAAGAATAATTGATGAATCACATCCAAAAGATGGAT CAGTTAATGTTTTTGATGAAAGCATTGAAAAGCTCCCTCACATCGCATCAGCTGGGGACATAATTCAGCTTTCTCATGTTGTG ATGAAAGCCCATGGTTGGGAAGTGAATGCTGTTTTCAATAAGaggttttcttcttttgctCTATATGAAGCGAAAGAAAGTGAAAACTTACTTCCTTATCAAGTTTCTTCAAAATTTCGCTCAAGAGAGCTGGACAATAAGTTCATAGAAGGCCTAAGAAAATGGTTTGTAAATTTTCAGCTTGATGAAG GGTCAACTGACTTCTTGTTTTTGAGAGAAATCAAGGAAGGGCAACGGGTTAATTTGGCATGCAag ATAGTTCATATCGGTGAGGTTGCTAAAGATGAATGGATGATGTATCTTTGGGATGGAACTGATGCTCCGCCAATTAGACCTACAAA GCTTGAAGATGAACAGAATAACCCTCTTCCTTTACAATTAGAACCCCTATTTTTGCCAAGAGATCTGTTATGTACTTTTCCCACTGTCGGAACCATCTTAAGGGTGATCTTCCACCAAGGCATTCAGAAGCATTACCTTGACTTGCTGCATGTTGGGAAATGGGTAAAGTTTGTGAACGTTCTCTGTGAAGTGCATTCAGGATTATGGCTTGGTGTGTTGACACATTTCACGAAGGTTCGATGTACGCAGAATGAGGACCATCTAATATCAACACGCCAAAG GTTATATGATGAGCGGTTATCATTGGAGTTTGGACGGATTCCATACTGGTGCTTTCCATGGGCACGCCTTACAG AAGTTGATTATGATCACGTGCCATTTGTTACACTCATGGACGTTCTTACTTATAGAGAG GTAACAGCTAAATTCAAGTGTGTAGCTCGAGTAGTAGCAGTACTTCCATGGCAGGCTGAGGACTTCTGCTCTCCACTTGGGACTTACAGGATCAGGCTGACCCTGGAGGATCCGACTGCTAGAATCCATGCTTTTTTGTATGGTGAAGATGGG GAGAAATTTTTTGGCGGGTATCCCTCCATTGATGTATTGACAGGGAAGCTAAACAGGTTGCTTGGAATAACAGTAAGTTATACTGGCAAGGAGGTAAAAAATGCTTTGAGAAATCCCCCTTGGGCACAGTTTTGCCTGAAATCTTACTACCTGTCTAAAATTGATGTTTGGGGGAGTAGACACTATCGAATCTTTGGCACCAAGCTGGAGTAA